A stretch of Bacillus pseudomycoides DNA encodes these proteins:
- a CDS encoding YxeA family protein translates to MKRYIALFSILVVFATMLVGCDLNRMGKDEYYVQITTDAKIESGVSKEGNKYTEYNYELQGFDEKGNEKTVKFNGHKELRKEAFLRVFYSDKKGVAAWEEVKKDELPAKVKEKLSVK, encoded by the coding sequence ATGAAACGATATATTGCACTTTTTAGTATTTTAGTTGTATTTGCTACGATGTTAGTTGGCTGTGATTTGAATCGTATGGGGAAAGATGAGTACTATGTTCAAATTACAACTGATGCAAAAATAGAGTCAGGGGTATCTAAAGAAGGAAATAAATACACAGAGTATAATTATGAATTACAAGGTTTTGACGAAAAAGGTAATGAAAAAACAGTGAAATTTAATGGGCATAAAGAACTTCGTAAAGAAGCGTTCTTACGTGTATTCTACTCTGATAAAAAAGGAGTAGCAGCTTGGGAAGAAGTGAAAAAAGACGAGCTTCCTGCAAAAGTGAAAGAAAAATTAAGCGTGAAATAA
- a CDS encoding helix-turn-helix domain-containing protein — MGSLYHLMKEYSEFRSKEEFNVYQKQILALYQADINKTDFLVICFLGRYAINERQKTVGVACPLMATIAAKIGKSIRTVRRSVAKLEELGIIERIPTKERYKRGGYSANLYVFRKAAVDRMDDRMKMTACEKRVHVEERKKEEVSEKKETILFKSFSQVQKKRETYELDETYCRHDIPSAFVDAIVPMSRNPQTINVLWSKVELAYKKSGLLEQGVFFEQLITDEEVCSQLIRRTKSVVRAYKCGEIRKDVRALLYSAMRALFLDIELEWGAAIRRSTQMALFDPFKKESYV, encoded by the coding sequence ATGGGATCTTTGTATCATTTAATGAAAGAGTATAGTGAATTTCGAAGTAAAGAAGAGTTTAATGTGTATCAAAAACAAATTTTAGCATTGTATCAAGCGGATATAAATAAAACGGACTTTTTAGTGATTTGTTTTTTAGGGAGATATGCGATTAATGAACGGCAAAAAACAGTTGGAGTTGCTTGTCCGTTAATGGCAACAATTGCGGCCAAAATAGGAAAAAGTATTCGTACGGTGCGTCGCTCTGTTGCCAAACTGGAGGAACTCGGGATTATTGAGCGGATTCCTACGAAAGAAAGATATAAGCGCGGGGGATATAGTGCGAACTTATATGTATTTCGTAAAGCAGCCGTTGACCGTATGGATGACCGTATGAAAATGACCGCATGTGAAAAGAGAGTACATGTAGAGGAGCGTAAGAAGGAAGAGGTGTCAGAAAAGAAGGAAACTATTCTTTTTAAAAGCTTTTCTCAAGTACAAAAGAAAAGAGAAACGTATGAACTTGATGAAACATATTGTCGTCATGATATTCCAAGTGCATTTGTAGATGCAATTGTTCCGATGTCGAGAAATCCACAAACGATTAATGTGCTTTGGAGTAAGGTGGAACTCGCTTATAAAAAGAGTGGTTTATTAGAACAAGGGGTATTTTTTGAGCAATTGATTACGGATGAAGAGGTTTGTTCGCAACTTATCCGTCGTACGAAAAGTGTAGTAAGAGCGTATAAATGTGGGGAGATTCGTAAAGATGTTAGAGCGCTCTTATATAGTGCGATGCGAGCATTATTTTTAGATATTGAGTTAGAATGGGGAGCAGCTATAAGGAGGAGCACGCAGATGGCCTTATTTGATCCATTCAAAAAAGAGTCATATGTATAA
- a CDS encoding DUF5391 family protein produces MRNQSKKSSIVFVTLVSALLFCSVLVVPSLSPLADLGPNANKFNSLGMWKSIGTILLFYIVPLLLYIAGVKAMRFIMAILCGMGIFVNFVILAVVLIIMLASDYKASSFLGVIIVCTGVIITNVIWFFVAFRSKRNSTYTLHVQ; encoded by the coding sequence ATGAGAAATCAATCAAAAAAGTCCAGTATTGTATTTGTAACATTAGTTTCCGCATTACTCTTCTGCTCTGTCTTAGTTGTTCCTTCGCTTTCACCACTTGCTGATTTAGGACCTAATGCAAATAAATTTAACTCTTTAGGCATGTGGAAATCAATCGGCACGATTTTACTATTTTATATCGTACCTCTACTTCTTTATATCGCAGGAGTGAAGGCAATGCGATTCATCATGGCTATTCTTTGCGGTATGGGGATATTCGTAAATTTTGTGATACTTGCAGTCGTATTGATTATAATGCTCGCAAGTGACTATAAAGCCTCCTCTTTCTTAGGAGTCATCATTGTTTGTACAGGGGTAATAATCACAAACGTCATTTGGTTTTTTGTTGCTTTTCGCTCAAAAAGAAATTCTACTTATACACTGCATGTACAATAA
- a CDS encoding leucyl aminopeptidase, translating to MFQVQKELANHEAVIVALFEEEKVSSFVQELDKAFEGQLQVLLEEKELSTKKKAISKVHSLGKTNVKRYYFVGLGKKELYSTETLRASLSKAFKTLKADKVQEAAMLLDSFVTDKLEAIDVAHIAAEVSCLGTYDLQTYKTGKKESVELENFAVITAEDEKEIEAALTVGYVHGRATNSARTLVNMPPNVLTATTLAEYAVELAEKYDMDYKVLEKEEMEELGMGALLAVNQGSTEPPKMIALIYKGKEEWTDVIGFVGKGITYDTGGYSLKPREGMVGMKGDMGGAAAVLGAMEIIGELRPEQNVVAVIPSTDNVVSGTAFKPDDVITSMSGKTIEVLNTDAEGRLALADGITYAKKLGANYLVDIATLTGGVIVALGNHTTGAMTNNEPLFEQVLEASMETDEPIWQLPIFERDKERVRNSKFADLNNSPGREGHAVMAGTFLGEFAEETPWVHLDIAGTSDTTSAHDLGPAGATGAMVRTLATLVERFGEE from the coding sequence ATGTTTCAAGTACAAAAAGAATTAGCAAATCATGAAGCTGTTATCGTTGCTTTATTTGAAGAAGAAAAAGTGAGTAGCTTTGTACAGGAATTAGATAAAGCGTTTGAAGGACAATTACAAGTTTTATTAGAAGAAAAAGAGCTTTCTACAAAGAAAAAAGCCATTTCTAAAGTGCATAGCTTAGGAAAAACAAATGTGAAACGTTATTATTTTGTCGGTCTTGGTAAAAAAGAATTATACTCAACAGAAACGTTACGTGCTTCACTTAGTAAAGCATTTAAAACATTAAAAGCTGACAAAGTGCAAGAAGCAGCAATGTTACTTGATTCTTTCGTAACAGATAAATTAGAAGCAATTGATGTTGCACATATCGCGGCTGAAGTATCTTGCCTAGGTACATATGATTTACAAACATATAAAACCGGCAAAAAAGAAAGTGTAGAGTTAGAAAACTTTGCGGTTATTACAGCAGAGGATGAAAAAGAAATCGAAGCTGCATTAACGGTAGGGTATGTGCATGGACGTGCTACAAACTCAGCTCGTACACTTGTAAATATGCCACCAAACGTATTAACAGCAACAACGCTTGCAGAGTATGCGGTTGAGTTAGCTGAAAAATACGATATGGATTATAAAGTGCTTGAGAAAGAAGAAATGGAAGAGCTTGGTATGGGTGCATTACTTGCTGTAAACCAAGGATCTACAGAGCCACCAAAAATGATTGCTCTTATTTATAAAGGAAAAGAAGAGTGGACAGATGTGATCGGATTCGTTGGAAAAGGAATCACATACGATACAGGTGGCTATTCTTTAAAACCACGTGAAGGCATGGTAGGAATGAAAGGCGATATGGGGGGGGCTGCCGCAGTTCTTGGGGCAATGGAAATTATCGGTGAACTTCGCCCAGAGCAAAACGTAGTCGCTGTTATTCCATCAACAGATAATGTGGTAAGTGGTACAGCGTTTAAACCGGATGATGTGATTACATCTATGAGCGGGAAAACAATTGAAGTATTAAATACAGATGCAGAAGGACGCCTTGCATTAGCCGATGGTATTACGTATGCAAAGAAACTTGGTGCAAACTACCTTGTTGATATTGCAACATTAACAGGCGGTGTTATCGTTGCGCTTGGAAATCATACAACAGGTGCAATGACAAATAATGAACCATTATTTGAACAAGTATTAGAAGCATCAATGGAAACAGATGAACCAATTTGGCAATTACCGATTTTTGAGCGTGATAAAGAACGTGTTCGCAACAGTAAATTTGCTGATTTAAATAACTCACCAGGTCGTGAAGGGCATGCAGTAATGGCTGGAACATTCCTTGGCGAGTTTGCAGAAGAGACACCATGGGTACATTTAGATATCGCGGGTACTTCTGATACAACGAGTGCACATGATTTAGGACCAGCAGGAGCAACAGGTGCAATGGTTCGTACGCTTGCGACACTTGTTGAACGCTTTGGGGAAGAATAA
- a CDS encoding N-acetylmuramoyl-L-alanine amidase family protein: MKKKIITSLLSAALLMPAIAHAEGNKATQNTSTASKTTSVSKASKAKGWVKQQGKWYYYDKNGKKVTGWLSTGGKRYYFSAFGVMQTGWMPIQDKKTGKTTYYYFDENTGVMRTGWVQINGSWYFFNNKGAKQTGWLSNGGKRYYLGDYGIMQKGWVSFKNKKTGKYTYYYFNENSGAMQTGWAQIKGNRYFLNNNGVKQTGWLSNGGKWYYLGDFGIMETGKRFINNTYYYFDKSGAMKTGWQKIGNYWHYFNNNGSEHYGWLKLGNKWYYLDSFGERVTGKKWINGKYYKFDKNGVWIG; the protein is encoded by the coding sequence ATGAAAAAGAAAATTATTACATCTTTACTTTCTGCTGCGCTATTAATGCCAGCTATAGCTCATGCGGAAGGAAACAAGGCAACTCAAAATACTAGTACTGCTTCTAAAACTACAAGTGTAAGTAAAGCTAGCAAAGCTAAAGGATGGGTAAAGCAACAGGGAAAATGGTATTACTATGACAAAAATGGTAAGAAGGTAACAGGTTGGTTATCTACTGGTGGGAAACGGTATTATTTTAGTGCTTTTGGAGTTATGCAAACAGGATGGATGCCAATTCAAGATAAAAAAACAGGGAAAACTACATATTACTATTTTGATGAAAATACAGGAGTAATGCGCACAGGTTGGGTACAAATTAACGGATCTTGGTATTTTTTCAACAATAAGGGAGCAAAACAAACGGGTTGGCTATCAAATGGAGGAAAACGGTATTATCTTGGCGATTATGGAATTATGCAAAAGGGCTGGGTTTCATTCAAAAATAAAAAAACAGGAAAATATACGTATTACTATTTCAATGAAAACAGTGGAGCAATGCAAACAGGTTGGGCACAAATTAAAGGGAATAGGTATTTCTTAAATAATAATGGAGTAAAACAAACAGGCTGGCTATCAAATGGAGGGAAATGGTATTATCTTGGCGACTTTGGAATTATGGAAACAGGAAAACGCTTTATAAATAATACATATTACTACTTTGATAAAAGTGGGGCAATGAAAACAGGCTGGCAAAAAATCGGTAATTACTGGCATTACTTTAACAACAATGGATCTGAACACTACGGATGGTTAAAACTCGGTAATAAGTGGTACTATCTTGATTCTTTTGGTGAGAGGGTAACAGGGAAAAAATGGATTAATGGTAAATATTATAAATTCGATAAGAATGGTGTTTGGATTGGTTAA
- a CDS encoding MFS transporter, whose protein sequence is MEELQQNKSAPTESGIPLLKNTNFLFLWAATLFSSFSLAFFTFSQTWYIAKTLNLEASLGVVFVALSVPRLIFMIVGGAVADKFPKKNIMFYSNIIRALLVATILIWFIVGHVTLYTFALFALFFGLADAFFWSADGSILPELVEKHRLTQANSLTQMTNQASVILGPVLGGILIKFSNYETIFTITILLLIVAAILVQKIQSTVQVEHDTDKGMFTSIKEGILYVKESPFLSTFLICSAFLNLFLIGPMQVGFPLFVKNILHGDSLQFSYLEAAVGAGMGIGAIIVGLKNITRRRGLFCIIMMLLSGIFFLSINFSTALWQALLAGAFYGITIAMAIVPLMAMIQSTVKEEMMGRVMSLLMLSSMGFIPLSYAFTSLALAAGIPIVTIMKSGAIAVIVFVLFVAIRVPVVRKFD, encoded by the coding sequence ATGGAGGAACTACAACAAAACAAATCTGCTCCAACAGAAAGTGGAATACCATTGTTAAAAAATACAAACTTCCTATTTCTCTGGGCGGCTACTCTATTTTCAAGCTTTTCTTTAGCTTTTTTTACATTTTCTCAAACGTGGTACATAGCGAAAACATTAAATCTTGAAGCGTCACTCGGCGTTGTCTTTGTTGCACTTAGCGTCCCAAGACTTATCTTTATGATTGTTGGGGGAGCTGTCGCAGATAAATTTCCGAAAAAAAATATTATGTTTTACTCGAATATCATTCGCGCGCTTCTTGTCGCAACGATTTTAATTTGGTTTATTGTTGGTCATGTGACATTATATACGTTTGCTTTATTTGCTTTGTTTTTCGGATTAGCTGATGCCTTCTTTTGGTCAGCAGACGGTTCTATTCTCCCTGAACTTGTAGAAAAACATCGTTTAACACAGGCGAATTCACTGACTCAAATGACAAACCAAGCATCAGTAATTTTAGGACCAGTACTTGGCGGGATCCTCATTAAGTTTAGTAATTATGAAACCATCTTTACCATTACCATCCTGCTCCTAATTGTTGCTGCTATACTTGTCCAAAAAATTCAATCTACCGTGCAAGTAGAACATGATACAGATAAAGGAATGTTTACATCTATTAAAGAAGGGATCTTGTACGTAAAAGAATCACCTTTTCTTTCAACATTTCTCATCTGTAGTGCTTTTCTAAATCTATTTTTAATCGGTCCGATGCAAGTTGGTTTCCCATTATTTGTTAAAAATATCCTTCATGGTGATTCACTTCAATTTAGTTACTTAGAAGCAGCTGTCGGAGCAGGTATGGGAATCGGTGCTATCATTGTTGGTCTTAAGAACATTACTCGTAGACGCGGTTTATTCTGCATCATTATGATGCTGTTATCCGGCATTTTCTTTTTATCGATTAACTTCAGTACAGCGCTTTGGCAAGCACTACTCGCAGGCGCATTTTATGGCATTACCATTGCCATGGCCATCGTTCCATTAATGGCGATGATTCAATCTACTGTCAAAGAAGAAATGATGGGGCGCGTCATGAGCCTACTAATGCTGTCATCTATGGGCTTCATCCCGCTTTCCTATGCATTCACATCACTTGCACTTGCAGCTGGCATTCCGATTGTAACGATTATGAAAAGCGGTGCTATCGCAGTTATTGTCTTTGTATTATTTGTCGCAATTCGTGTCCCTGTTGTACGAAAATTCGATTGA
- a CDS encoding NAD(P)/FAD-dependent oxidoreductase — protein MTENQKVYDITIIGGGPTGLFTAFYGGMRQASVKIIESLPQLGGQLSALYPEKYIYDVAGFPKVRAQELVDNLKEQMKKFEPTVCLEEAVATLEKQADGVFKLVTNKATHYSKSVIITAGNGAFQPRRLELEGVEKFEKKNLHYFVDDMNKFSGKRVVVFGGGDSAVDWTMMLEPIAEQVTIVHRRDKFRAHEHSVENLMNSRADVKTPYVPVELIGEDKIEQVVLQHGKTEEKVVIDVDDVIVNYGFVSSLGPIKNWGLDIQKNSIVVNSKMETNIPGIYAAGDICTYEGKVKLIACGFGEAPTAVNNAKAYFDPNAKLQPMHSSSMF, from the coding sequence GTGACAGAAAATCAAAAAGTTTACGACATAACGATTATCGGTGGAGGTCCAACAGGATTATTCACAGCGTTTTATGGCGGCATGAGACAGGCCAGTGTAAAAATTATTGAAAGCTTACCGCAACTTGGAGGACAATTATCCGCACTATACCCTGAAAAATATATTTATGACGTAGCCGGATTCCCAAAAGTACGTGCGCAAGAACTTGTTGATAATTTAAAAGAACAAATGAAAAAGTTCGAACCGACTGTTTGCTTAGAAGAAGCAGTTGCTACACTTGAAAAACAAGCCGATGGCGTATTTAAGCTTGTAACAAATAAAGCAACACACTATTCTAAATCTGTCATTATTACAGCTGGTAACGGTGCTTTCCAACCACGCCGTTTAGAATTAGAAGGTGTAGAAAAATTCGAGAAGAAAAACCTCCACTATTTCGTTGATGATATGAATAAATTTTCTGGAAAACGCGTCGTTGTCTTTGGGGGTGGCGACTCTGCTGTGGACTGGACAATGATGTTAGAACCAATCGCTGAACAAGTAACAATCGTTCATCGTCGTGATAAATTCCGTGCTCATGAGCACAGCGTAGAAAACTTAATGAACTCTCGCGCAGATGTAAAAACACCATACGTTCCAGTTGAATTAATTGGCGAAGACAAAATTGAACAAGTTGTATTGCAGCATGGGAAGACAGAGGAAAAAGTTGTTATTGACGTTGATGATGTCATCGTAAACTACGGCTTCGTCTCTTCTCTTGGCCCAATTAAAAACTGGGGATTAGACATTCAAAAAAACAGCATCGTTGTAAACTCCAAAATGGAAACAAACATTCCCGGTATTTATGCAGCTGGTGATATTTGTACATATGAAGGAAAAGTAAAACTGATCGCATGTGGATTTGGCGAAGCACCAACAGCCGTAAACAATGCAAAAGCTTACTTCGATCCAAATGCAAAACTACAACCAATGCATAGTTCTAGTATGTTTTAA
- a CDS encoding NAD(P)/FAD-dependent oxidoreductase: MKTPKIVVLGAGYGGMITTVRLQKALSVSEAEITLVNNNSYHYQATWLHESAAGTLHHDKIRLDIQDVIDTNKVNFVQDTVVEIKAAEKRVILKNAELEYDYLVIGLGFESETFGIKGLKEHAFSITNINATRQIREHMEYKFSQYATEKRDELVTIIVGGAGFTGIEYVGELANRIPELCKEYDVPREKARIICVEAAPTALPGFDPELVEYAVKQLEKKGVEFRIGTAIKEATEEGILVANGDDVELLKSETVVWAAGVRGNGLVEESGFEAMRGRVKVDEYMHAPGHEDVFMVGDAALIINEEINRPYPPTAQIAIQQGYNIAHNLSVLIRGNGEMKKFVFDNKGSVCSLGHDDAMGVVMGKKLTGWKASFMKKVIDNRYLFLLGGPLLVLKKGKLKFF, encoded by the coding sequence GTGAAAACTCCAAAAATCGTAGTTTTAGGTGCAGGTTATGGCGGGATGATTACGACTGTTCGTCTGCAGAAAGCATTATCTGTAAGTGAAGCTGAAATTACGTTAGTAAATAACAACAGCTATCACTACCAAGCAACTTGGTTACATGAAAGTGCAGCTGGCACATTACATCATGATAAAATCCGTCTCGACATTCAAGACGTTATTGATACAAATAAAGTAAACTTTGTACAAGATACAGTTGTAGAAATTAAAGCAGCTGAAAAACGCGTTATCTTAAAAAATGCTGAATTAGAGTATGATTACTTAGTAATCGGCCTTGGCTTCGAGTCTGAAACATTTGGTATTAAAGGTTTGAAAGAGCATGCATTCTCTATTACTAACATTAATGCAACTCGTCAAATTCGTGAGCATATGGAATATAAATTCTCTCAATATGCGACTGAAAAACGTGATGAGTTAGTAACAATTATTGTTGGTGGTGCAGGATTTACAGGTATCGAGTATGTAGGTGAGCTCGCAAACCGTATTCCTGAACTTTGTAAAGAGTACGATGTTCCACGTGAAAAAGCACGTATTATTTGTGTAGAGGCTGCTCCAACAGCGCTTCCGGGTTTCGATCCAGAGCTAGTTGAGTACGCTGTAAAACAGTTAGAGAAAAAAGGTGTAGAATTCCGCATCGGTACAGCAATTAAAGAAGCAACTGAAGAAGGTATTCTAGTTGCAAACGGTGACGATGTTGAGTTACTTAAGTCTGAAACTGTTGTTTGGGCTGCTGGTGTTCGCGGTAACGGTCTTGTGGAAGAGTCTGGCTTTGAAGCAATGCGTGGACGTGTAAAAGTTGATGAGTATATGCATGCTCCGGGTCATGAAGATGTATTCATGGTTGGTGACGCAGCGTTAATCATTAATGAAGAGATTAACCGTCCATACCCGCCAACAGCACAAATTGCAATTCAACAGGGTTATAACATTGCGCATAACTTATCTGTGTTAATTCGCGGTAACGGTGAAATGAAGAAGTTTGTATTTGATAACAAAGGTTCTGTATGTTCATTGGGACATGATGATGCAATGGGCGTTGTTATGGGGAAAAAGTTAACTGGTTGGAAAGCTTCCTTTATGAAGAAAGTAATCGATAACCGTTACCTATTCTTACTTGGCGGACCTTTACTAGTTCTGAAAAAAGGTAAATTGAAGTTCTTTTAA
- a CDS encoding GyrI-like domain-containing protein — MNEPKIVKKESFQAIGISITTNNEIETSSDGKIPHLWNHYYQDQIMNQIPNHHTQTTLALYSNYESDETGVYTYTIGMPVSSLDTIPENMKSLTIPAQTYAVFTTRKGPVSEIVYEAWQDIWNWSKENKRAFTIDFELYDERAMDPNNAQVDIYIALA, encoded by the coding sequence ATGAATGAACCTAAGATTGTAAAAAAAGAATCTTTTCAAGCCATCGGTATCTCTATTACAACCAACAATGAAATCGAAACATCATCTGATGGAAAGATTCCTCATCTATGGAACCACTACTATCAAGATCAAATCATGAACCAAATTCCTAATCACCATACACAAACAACACTAGCATTGTATTCAAATTATGAGTCCGATGAAACTGGAGTTTATACATATACAATTGGTATGCCCGTCTCCTCACTAGACACAATTCCTGAAAATATGAAATCTCTTACAATACCTGCTCAGACATATGCAGTATTTACAACACGTAAAGGTCCTGTATCAGAAATCGTTTACGAAGCATGGCAAGACATTTGGAACTGGTCGAAAGAAAACAAACGCGCTTTTACAATTGACTTTGAGCTCTATGACGAAAGAGCAATGGATCCAAATAACGCGCAAGTTGATATCTATATTGCATTAGCTTAA
- a CDS encoding 3D domain-containing protein — protein sequence MLKRYGIRIMMTCLLVAALCVTWQAFTGVSLAELVKTYKESNVKEVHAAERGQQVVPSKEVINALEQGRDWSKYRVMEMTATGYTSGIESTGKRPGHPEYGITYSGVKAKRDIYSTIAADLRVFPIGTVLFVPGYGYGVVADKGGAIKGNRLDLYYETVQDVYSEWGKKKVNVYVVKMGKGKLTEDQLTMLNQDETLQVFRGQYLKQR from the coding sequence ATGTTAAAACGTTATGGTATTCGCATTATGATGACTTGTTTGCTTGTAGCAGCATTGTGTGTGACATGGCAAGCATTCACTGGAGTGTCTTTAGCGGAGCTTGTAAAAACATATAAAGAAAGCAATGTAAAGGAAGTACATGCAGCAGAAAGAGGGCAACAAGTTGTTCCGAGTAAAGAAGTGATAAATGCTTTAGAACAGGGAAGAGACTGGTCTAAATATCGCGTAATGGAAATGACAGCAACTGGTTATACATCGGGGATAGAATCAACTGGTAAAAGACCTGGACACCCAGAGTATGGTATTACATATTCAGGCGTAAAGGCAAAACGAGACATCTATTCTACAATTGCAGCTGATTTACGTGTGTTTCCGATTGGGACCGTCCTTTTTGTACCGGGCTATGGATATGGTGTGGTAGCAGATAAAGGAGGAGCTATAAAAGGAAATAGACTCGATTTATATTATGAAACAGTTCAAGATGTATATAGTGAATGGGGCAAGAAAAAAGTAAATGTATATGTAGTGAAAATGGGGAAAGGTAAGTTAACAGAAGATCAGTTAACGATGCTGAACCAAGATGAAACGCTGCAAGTATTTCGCGGTCAATATTTGAAGCAGAGATAG
- a CDS encoding NUDIX domain-containing protein, with protein sequence MGKRGKVWLAVSGLVATKDGRWLFVKKKYSGLKGKWSLPAGFVNEGETIDEAVKREVLEETGIIAHVKGVIGIRSGVIRDEISDNMIIFLLEPEGEGITVQEEELSEVAFLDPKDIAYDQNTSILIRHLLEGNTGPILEMDTTLNPGEQFGYTAYHVFTAGEKEMGNK encoded by the coding sequence ATGGGGAAGCGTGGGAAAGTTTGGTTAGCTGTAAGCGGACTAGTAGCGACAAAAGACGGGAGATGGCTCTTCGTTAAGAAAAAATATAGTGGATTAAAAGGGAAATGGTCATTACCGGCGGGCTTTGTTAATGAAGGAGAAACGATTGATGAAGCTGTGAAACGTGAAGTTTTGGAAGAGACAGGTATTATTGCACATGTAAAAGGTGTGATTGGCATTCGCTCTGGTGTCATTCGTGATGAGATTAGCGATAATATGATTATTTTTTTACTCGAACCAGAAGGAGAAGGGATCACTGTACAAGAAGAGGAATTGTCGGAAGTAGCATTTTTAGATCCGAAAGATATTGCGTATGATCAAAATACTTCTATATTAATTCGACATTTATTAGAAGGGAATACAGGACCAATTCTTGAGATGGATACGACACTAAATCCAGGAGAGCAATTTGGATATACAGCGTATCATGTGTTTACGGCGGGAGAGAAGGAGATGGGGAACAAGTGA
- a CDS encoding FbpB family small basic protein: MIMANKRCKLLHKSFKELVQENKQKILNDKKEMEKIEQRIEQRYTINKSAS, translated from the coding sequence ATGATTATGGCGAACAAACGTTGTAAATTACTTCATAAATCGTTTAAAGAGTTGGTACAAGAAAATAAACAAAAGATATTGAATGATAAAAAAGAGATGGAAAAAATTGAACAACGTATTGAACAACGTTATACAATTAATAAATCGGCTTCCTAA
- a CDS encoding YuiB family protein — protein MSIPVLLISMMLFFILFFGIGFLLNMILRATWVMVIVYPIVCILIINKASVWDYFSKPKETFSSFGTSVSHLGQADLFILSMGLIGAILSGVVIKKLRQNGYQMF, from the coding sequence GTGAGTATACCGGTACTACTTATTTCAATGATGTTGTTTTTTATTTTGTTTTTTGGAATTGGATTTTTGCTCAATATGATTTTACGTGCTACGTGGGTGATGGTTATTGTCTATCCAATTGTTTGCATACTAATCATTAATAAAGCGAGTGTCTGGGACTACTTTTCAAAACCGAAGGAAACATTTTCCTCATTTGGAACAAGTGTCTCTCATCTTGGACAAGCCGATCTTTTTATCTTGTCAATGGGATTAATCGGGGCAATTTTGTCTGGTGTTGTGATAAAGAAACTACGTCAAAATGGGTATCAAATGTTTTAA
- a CDS encoding DUF523 domain-containing protein has translation MIVISACLAGIACRYDGNDNLISKIEELLQKEETILVCPEVLGGLPTPRPSAEIIGGNGDDVLDGKAKVMDKDGNDVTKFFVQGAYQALEEIKDLNPEYIILKERSPSCGSSTIYTGEFNGNKQEGYGVTTALFRRHGFTVISEADFEHK, from the coding sequence ATGATTGTAATTAGTGCCTGTTTAGCTGGTATTGCTTGTCGTTACGATGGAAATGACAATCTCATTTCAAAAATAGAAGAGCTATTACAGAAAGAGGAAACCATCCTTGTCTGCCCAGAAGTATTGGGAGGTTTACCTACCCCCCGTCCATCAGCAGAAATCATCGGCGGCAATGGGGACGATGTACTAGATGGCAAAGCAAAGGTGATGGATAAAGACGGGAACGATGTAACAAAATTTTTTGTTCAAGGAGCTTATCAAGCTTTGGAAGAAATAAAAGATTTAAATCCCGAATATATCATTTTAAAAGAGCGAAGTCCGTCTTGTGGTAGTTCTACTATTTATACAGGAGAATTTAACGGAAACAAACAAGAGGGATACGGTGTGACAACAGCATTATTTCGAAGACATGGCTTTACAGTAATTTCAGAAGCCGATTTTGAACACAAATAA